A genomic segment from Brucella pseudogrignonensis encodes:
- a CDS encoding helix-turn-helix transcriptional regulator, producing the protein MSQQDAVLPDQMNSRVSERVREEIARRRISRQHLADEARISLSTLEKALSGHRPFTLATIIRLEQAMGFELRDQLETEKPKPAAAHGHAAEELGAYSRAGVSWLEGTFLTLRPSFGNQSDIFAYCTDISWDAENTHLKFEERERTDTSFSQHGRVSVPHLSGHVYLVTNTSGQYRMAVLSRPSIAGEMYGILTTLRAGQGAQLTPVSVPLALIPMKVFETPVFGRVTREHAAYDHYSRFISKTLGEGYASFISSE; encoded by the coding sequence ATGTCTCAGCAAGATGCGGTGTTACCCGATCAGATGAATAGCCGTGTCTCTGAACGTGTGCGTGAGGAGATCGCGCGGCGCAGAATTTCCCGTCAGCATCTGGCGGATGAGGCGCGTATCAGCCTCTCAACGCTTGAGAAAGCACTGTCGGGACACAGGCCTTTCACGCTTGCCACCATCATCCGGCTTGAACAGGCCATGGGGTTTGAACTGCGTGATCAGCTGGAAACGGAGAAGCCAAAGCCAGCTGCGGCTCATGGACATGCTGCAGAAGAACTGGGGGCCTATTCGCGTGCCGGTGTCTCCTGGCTTGAAGGAACCTTTCTCACGCTTCGCCCGTCCTTTGGCAATCAATCCGATATTTTCGCTTATTGTACAGATATCAGCTGGGATGCCGAAAATACCCATCTGAAGTTTGAAGAGCGCGAGCGCACCGATACGTCGTTTTCGCAGCATGGACGTGTTTCTGTTCCGCACCTCTCAGGCCATGTTTATCTTGTAACCAATACGTCTGGCCAATATCGGATGGCGGTTCTGTCGCGCCCAAGCATCGCAGGTGAAATGTACGGCATTCTCACGACATTGCGGGCAGGGCAGGGCGCGCAACTGACACCTGTATCAGTGCCTTTGGCGCTTATACCGATGAAGGTTTTTGAAACGCCAGTCTTTGGGCGCGTGACACGAGAACATGCAGCCTATGACCACTACTCCCGCTTTATCAGCAAGACGCTGGGCGAGGGTTATGCGAGCTTCATATCATCAGAATAG
- a CDS encoding D-tagatose-bisphosphate aldolase, class II, non-catalytic subunit codes for MSSTQRLRHLPARYTGGERGGITSICSAHPLVIEAALLEGIATKTDVLIEATCNQVNQDGGYTGMTPADFRRFVEDIAARLGFDTKHLILGGDHLGPNPWKHLSAEEAMAKSEVMMDGFVRAGFTKIHLDTSMGCAGEPVALPDAVTAERAARLAKVAEKAAAESGFDLPVYIVGTEVPIPGGAMEEIEDLELTKPDAALETIAIHRKAFAALGLEDAFSRAIGVVVQPGVEFGNENVVYYDSNKANALSGVLNEVPQFVFEAHSTDYQPVEALSALVHDGFAILKVGPGLTFALREALYGLDQIAAFLDKLPEEDTVRGKLEKLLLNEPKNWEKYYHGDAEELHLQRHFSYSDRIRYYWPHPEATAAVNDLLKRLDGRKIPETLISQYLSTLYPAVAAGKVEATPHALMVEAVRNVIRVYGKAVGTH; via the coding sequence ATGAGCAGCACTCAGCGCTTACGCCACCTTCCCGCCCGTTATACTGGCGGCGAACGCGGAGGCATCACCTCGATCTGCTCGGCTCATCCTCTGGTTATCGAAGCAGCCCTTCTTGAAGGCATTGCAACCAAGACTGACGTTCTGATCGAAGCCACCTGCAATCAGGTCAATCAGGATGGTGGCTATACCGGCATGACACCGGCTGATTTCCGCCGTTTTGTCGAAGATATTGCAGCGCGTCTCGGCTTTGATACCAAGCACCTTATTCTGGGTGGTGATCACCTCGGCCCAAATCCCTGGAAGCATTTGTCGGCTGAAGAAGCCATGGCCAAATCCGAAGTGATGATGGATGGATTTGTGCGTGCAGGCTTTACCAAAATCCACCTCGACACGTCGATGGGTTGCGCTGGCGAACCTGTTGCACTGCCTGATGCTGTGACTGCTGAACGTGCAGCGCGTCTTGCAAAAGTTGCAGAAAAAGCAGCCGCTGAATCCGGCTTTGATCTGCCTGTCTATATTGTCGGCACGGAAGTTCCGATCCCGGGCGGCGCGATGGAAGAGATCGAAGATCTGGAGCTGACCAAGCCAGATGCAGCGCTTGAAACCATCGCCATTCACCGCAAGGCTTTTGCAGCCCTTGGCTTAGAGGATGCATTCTCGCGCGCCATCGGCGTTGTGGTTCAGCCGGGCGTGGAATTCGGCAATGAAAACGTTGTCTATTACGACAGCAACAAGGCGAATGCTTTAAGCGGCGTTCTCAACGAGGTCCCGCAGTTTGTCTTTGAAGCCCATTCGACCGACTATCAGCCGGTTGAGGCGCTGTCGGCGCTGGTTCATGATGGTTTTGCCATTCTGAAAGTCGGGCCCGGCCTGACGTTTGCGCTGCGTGAAGCACTCTATGGTCTTGATCAGATTGCAGCTTTCCTTGACAAACTGCCAGAAGAAGACACTGTTCGCGGCAAGCTTGAGAAGCTGCTTCTCAATGAACCAAAGAACTGGGAGAAATATTATCATGGCGATGCAGAAGAACTGCATCTTCAGCGCCATTTCTCCTATAGCGACCGCATTCGCTATTACTGGCCGCATCCGGAAGCCACCGCTGCCGTCAATGACCTACTCAAGCGTCTTGATGGCCGCAAAATTCCGGAAACGCTGATCAGCCAGTATCTGAGCACACTTTATCCGGCTGTTGCCGCAGGCAAGGTCGAAGCCACGCCGCATGCCCTGATGGTCGAAGCCGTCAGAAATGTCATCCGGGTTTATGGCAAAGCGGTCGGCACACATTAA
- the nagA gene encoding N-acetylglucosamine-6-phosphate deacetylase: MTRLVAPDYVFLNGRLQTGLVAEIGQHGIIRLRPRKSDETPDLTPHVLMPACIDLQVNGAGGVMLNSETSAKGIAHIISTLRKLGTAWVLPTLITCEPERIIQAAHAAVECKGMDGFFGLHIEGPHLNPARKGTHRVEFIRPMDASTLEALKILRKADVPVMLTLAPEMVPGDTIREIADMGVVVSAGHTNGTTEQARAGLEAGIRCFTHLYNAMPPMTSREPGVVGTAIGSDAFVGIIVDGHHVTWEMVGIAWRARPKRDRMFLVSDAMSTIGGPDHFELYGERIEVRDGALVNAAGSLAGAHIDMVGCLANLVQHVGVPLEEAIRAACVVPADVMGVTSPNLGAGTPLPEVLAMDNNLQRISL, from the coding sequence ATGACCCGTCTTGTTGCCCCCGATTATGTGTTTCTAAATGGGCGACTTCAGACTGGTCTCGTGGCCGAGATCGGCCAGCATGGCATCATCCGTCTTCGCCCGCGAAAGTCGGATGAAACGCCGGACCTCACGCCGCATGTGCTGATGCCAGCCTGCATCGACCTGCAGGTCAATGGTGCGGGCGGCGTCATGCTCAATTCGGAAACCAGTGCAAAGGGCATCGCGCACATCATCTCGACATTGCGCAAACTCGGCACTGCCTGGGTTCTGCCAACGCTAATTACCTGCGAGCCGGAGCGCATCATTCAGGCAGCCCATGCAGCCGTTGAATGCAAGGGCATGGATGGCTTCTTCGGCCTGCACATAGAAGGCCCGCATCTTAACCCTGCCCGCAAGGGCACGCATCGCGTTGAATTCATCCGCCCGATGGATGCATCCACGCTTGAAGCGCTGAAAATTCTGCGCAAGGCGGATGTGCCTGTCATGCTGACGCTGGCACCTGAAATGGTGCCGGGCGACACGATCCGCGAGATCGCAGATATGGGAGTCGTGGTTTCCGCCGGTCACACCAACGGCACGACGGAACAGGCCCGTGCCGGGCTTGAAGCCGGGATCCGCTGCTTCACCCATCTTTACAACGCCATGCCGCCAATGACATCGCGTGAGCCGGGTGTGGTCGGCACTGCGATTGGCAGCGATGCGTTTGTTGGCATCATTGTTGATGGGCATCATGTGACATGGGAAATGGTCGGCATCGCATGGCGTGCACGCCCTAAACGCGACCGCATGTTCCTCGTGTCAGATGCCATGTCCACCATTGGCGGGCCAGACCATTTCGAACTGTATGGCGAACGCATTGAAGTGCGCGATGGCGCACTCGTTAATGCAGCCGGTTCGCTTGCAGGCGCCCATATCGATATGGTCGGCTGTCTTGCCAATCTGGTTCAGCACGTCGGCGTGCCGCTTGAAGAAGCCATTCGCGCGGCCTGTGTTGTGCCTGCCGATGTGATGGGCGTAACTAGCCCGAACCTTGGTGCCGGAACGCCACTGCCAGAAGTTCTTGCTATGGATAACAATCTTCAGCGCATTTCTCTCTGA
- a CDS encoding ROK family protein — translation MICGAIDLGGTKIEGRLFDANMETVLTRRIPTPVSDFEAFIDGLSAQIEWLTETAGNPNLPVGISLPGWIDPATGHGFASNIPITGRDVGTALTTRFGRSFPLMNDCMAFAYSEAHGGAAEGSEAMIGLIVGTGMGAGVVINGEIPPRYNGLALEIGHTGMPARVLSEQNLPLIPCGCGKTGCMERYVSGTGLADISKIKLNETISNQELTLRASNGDANAEKILDDWADLMAESLLTMQLVVDPDCFVLGGGLSNMDGVAERVSKAFEKRKLGPTRIPAIRTARFGDSSGARGVALYALNHSGESQ, via the coding sequence ATGATCTGCGGCGCCATTGATCTGGGCGGCACCAAAATTGAGGGCCGCCTGTTCGACGCAAATATGGAAACAGTTCTGACACGGCGTATTCCAACGCCCGTCAGCGACTTTGAGGCCTTTATCGATGGGCTTTCGGCGCAGATTGAATGGCTGACCGAGACGGCGGGCAATCCAAATCTGCCCGTCGGCATCAGCCTACCGGGCTGGATTGATCCAGCCACCGGCCACGGCTTTGCATCCAATATTCCTATCACCGGTCGTGATGTAGGTACAGCGCTGACCACACGTTTCGGGCGCAGCTTTCCGCTGATGAATGACTGTATGGCTTTTGCTTATTCGGAAGCGCATGGCGGTGCAGCCGAAGGCAGCGAAGCAATGATTGGCCTGATCGTCGGCACCGGCATGGGCGCTGGTGTGGTCATCAATGGCGAAATTCCACCGCGCTATAATGGTCTTGCACTGGAAATCGGTCACACGGGTATGCCTGCACGCGTTCTGAGCGAGCAGAACCTGCCATTGATTCCTTGCGGCTGCGGCAAGACAGGTTGCATGGAACGCTATGTTTCCGGCACGGGCCTTGCCGATATTTCCAAGATCAAGCTCAATGAGACCATCTCCAATCAGGAACTGACATTGCGCGCGTCCAATGGCGATGCGAACGCAGAAAAGATTCTCGATGACTGGGCTGATCTGATGGCGGAATCGCTTCTGACCATGCAGCTTGTCGTCGATCCGGATTGTTTCGTTCTTGGCGGCGGTCTTTCCAATATGGATGGTGTAGCTGAACGCGTCTCAAAGGCATTTGAAAAGCGCAAGCTCGGACCCACACGCATACCCGCCATCAGAACGGCACGTTTTGGTGATAGTTCGGGTGCACGCGGCGTTGCGCTCTACGCGCTTAATCATTCTGGAGAAAGCCAATGA
- a CDS encoding SIS domain-containing protein, with protein MTKLETSHTWQEIHAQPGIWQAWAAPLATQSAEIREWIAAKGIKHIVFSGAGTSAFIGQALASVKAGAISLNAIPTTDIVSNPSETLSDDGELLVVQFGRSGNSSETVATLDLLDEHFPKAHRLNITCNGESTLAVRAAKGPGEQRVIVLPAATHDQAFAMTSSYTTMLLSALACIDSNVDVADKLNKLSAAGTKALAQLDATPAPHPDRAIFLGSGALTGVSRESALKVLELTAGQVMTNWDSTLGFRHGPKASVVGNTRVVVFIHPDQHTARYDHDIAVEIAQQFPTATVTTVGGEGCDLTLDLTGDSRWDAVLYVLLAQIWSARWSAELNLNIDNPFIDQGNLTRVVSGVKIYPFAA; from the coding sequence ATGACTAAACTGGAAACGAGTCACACCTGGCAGGAAATTCATGCACAGCCGGGCATCTGGCAGGCATGGGCAGCACCTCTTGCCACCCAGTCGGCTGAAATCCGTGAATGGATAGCCGCCAAGGGTATCAAGCATATCGTTTTCAGCGGCGCAGGGACCTCGGCTTTCATCGGTCAAGCTCTTGCATCGGTCAAGGCTGGCGCAATTTCGCTTAACGCCATTCCGACCACCGACATTGTTTCCAATCCGTCTGAAACGCTGTCTGATGATGGCGAACTGCTCGTCGTGCAATTTGGCCGCAGCGGCAACAGCTCGGAAACCGTCGCAACGCTCGACCTGTTGGATGAGCATTTCCCGAAGGCACACCGCCTCAACATCACCTGCAATGGCGAAAGTACACTGGCCGTTCGGGCAGCGAAAGGCCCTGGCGAACAGCGCGTGATCGTTCTGCCAGCAGCAACGCACGATCAGGCTTTTGCAATGACGTCGAGCTACACGACAATGCTTTTGTCGGCGCTCGCCTGCATTGATAGCAATGTTGATGTCGCCGACAAACTTAACAAGCTCTCGGCTGCGGGTACTAAGGCACTTGCACAGCTCGACGCAACGCCTGCGCCCCATCCAGACCGCGCAATCTTTCTGGGCTCCGGCGCACTGACCGGCGTTTCGCGCGAAAGCGCACTCAAGGTTCTGGAGCTGACCGCGGGTCAAGTCATGACAAATTGGGATAGCACGCTCGGCTTCCGTCATGGCCCAAAAGCTTCGGTTGTCGGCAACACCCGCGTTGTGGTCTTCATTCACCCGGATCAGCATACCGCGCGTTATGATCACGACATCGCAGTTGAAATTGCTCAGCAGTTCCCGACAGCGACTGTTACGACCGTTGGTGGCGAAGGCTGTGATCTTACGCTTGATCTTACCGGCGACAGCCGCTGGGATGCCGTACTTTACGTGCTTCTGGCGCAAATCTGGTCCGCCCGCTGGTCGGCAGAACTCAATCTCAACATCGACAATCCATTTATTGATCAGGGCAACCTGACACGCGTTGTTTCCGGGGTTAAGATTTACCCCTTTGCAGCATGA
- a CDS encoding transcriptional regulator: MQPTEDLYQTVQAAVPELTPKLRGICLLIENDPVGFIRSTARELCNQLGTSEPTLIRFCQRFGYAGLADFRIDLALSLAQRPGLVPTGVEANPVDRRAVNYDAKDAIGRKAVSLLEGDTAVLFDNGSSIERFAAHLGNLAPLIVMTRSLDVAQTVLRHKQHQVMLTGGSIRRETMSVSGRLVDTALSQMRFDTFVMGADSIEPETGVSTFLEDEAHENRAMIEASGRVIVLADKTKFSKPRLHRICAMDRITAIITDLEPNHEIANRIRERGVRVISTQEDGVND; this comes from the coding sequence TTGCAACCGACAGAAGACCTCTATCAGACTGTGCAAGCAGCAGTGCCGGAGCTCACTCCGAAGCTGCGTGGCATATGCCTGTTGATCGAAAACGATCCGGTAGGCTTCATTCGCTCAACAGCACGCGAATTGTGCAACCAGCTTGGTACTTCAGAACCAACGCTCATCCGCTTCTGCCAGCGCTTTGGCTATGCAGGTCTTGCCGATTTCCGCATCGATCTTGCTTTGTCGCTTGCCCAGCGCCCCGGCCTCGTCCCCACTGGCGTGGAAGCCAATCCGGTTGATCGTCGCGCCGTCAATTATGACGCCAAGGATGCAATCGGACGCAAGGCGGTCAGTCTCCTGGAAGGCGATACAGCTGTGCTGTTCGATAACGGCTCCAGCATAGAGCGCTTCGCAGCGCATCTGGGCAATCTTGCACCGCTTATCGTGATGACCCGCAGTCTCGACGTTGCCCAGACCGTGCTTCGCCATAAACAGCATCAGGTGATGCTGACCGGCGGCAGCATTCGCCGTGAAACCATGTCCGTCTCCGGACGACTGGTCGATACGGCTCTTTCCCAGATGCGTTTCGATACTTTCGTGATGGGGGCAGACAGCATTGAGCCAGAAACGGGCGTCAGCACTTTTCTGGAAGACGAGGCCCACGAAAACCGCGCGATGATCGAGGCTTCTGGCCGTGTCATCGTTCTGGCCGACAAGACCAAATTCAGCAAACCACGGCTGCATCGTATCTGCGCAATGGATCGGATTACGGCGATCATAACCGATCTTGAACCCAATCACGAAATAGCCAACCGCATCCGCGAACGCGGTGTGCGTGTCATCAGTACTCAAGAGGACGGCGTTAATGACTAA
- a CDS encoding copper homeostasis protein CutC encodes MSRILLEVCVDDAEGLDAAIKGGADRIELCAALAIGGLTPSIGLMQLSAKAPIPIMVMIRPRAGSFVWTEDELQIMEAEIAATRTLGLAGVVIGANLPDGRLDRPALERLVNAADGLEIALHRSIDLTPDAAEAVQIAIELGINRILSSGGALKAVSGLERLAEMQSAAKNKITIMPGSGVNMGTLAEIAAALPDLTEIHASCSAPIDADEILLNFGFAVPGATRTTAAKVAELREALKAIADGRQPPS; translated from the coding sequence TTGAGCCGGATATTACTGGAAGTCTGCGTCGATGATGCAGAAGGGCTGGACGCCGCAATCAAAGGCGGTGCAGATCGAATTGAGCTTTGCGCAGCACTCGCAATTGGCGGGCTGACGCCTTCCATCGGTCTCATGCAGCTTTCAGCCAAAGCGCCAATTCCTATCATGGTGATGATACGGCCACGCGCTGGCAGCTTTGTCTGGACCGAAGATGAATTGCAGATCATGGAAGCCGAAATTGCAGCAACACGCACCCTTGGCCTCGCAGGTGTTGTGATTGGCGCCAATCTGCCCGATGGAAGGCTTGATAGACCTGCATTGGAGCGACTGGTCAATGCAGCCGATGGTCTTGAGATCGCACTGCATCGCTCAATCGATCTTACCCCTGACGCGGCAGAAGCCGTACAAATAGCTATCGAGCTTGGCATCAACCGGATTTTGAGTTCAGGCGGTGCCTTGAAAGCCGTATCCGGCCTCGAACGCCTTGCGGAAATGCAGAGTGCTGCCAAAAACAAAATCACCATCATGCCAGGTTCGGGCGTGAATATGGGAACACTTGCCGAGATCGCTGCAGCATTGCCTGATCTCACTGAAATTCATGCATCCTGCAGTGCGCCAATCGATGCGGATGAGATTTTGCTGAATTTCGGCTTCGCCGTGCCGGGTGCAACAAGAACTACGGCAGCCAAAGTTGCCGAACTGCGTGAAGCCCTCAAGGCAATTGCCGATGGCAGGCAGCCGCCTTCCTGA
- a CDS encoding MFS transporter produces MSTSSLDLVRQYPIVRASTIAILFFGFAGAATTPYQPIVGIRVIGLSDFTYSVVAFCAVVANLAASIAIGLVSDRIGRYRAPMVIVTALGIAGFGLIWLFPSPWIFALATIGPIALFNVVSTLLFANIRNHSAGMTPIELGDSITIVRMAISIAWILVPGLVGAVLAGTGSPLTAYSFATLLSLGCFLSIMTLMPHDHKPDTNAQSTKPSSLADLQRLISPGIFIRLIGTALITSVLHVNAIALPLIITGRGGGSVEDVGMVMGFVAGLEAILMLVWARIGRRKSQISIFFVASLLYAIYLIWLAFLTTRWEIYAASAIGGIGAAAIVSQPISYLLGIIHDRPGLSASLIAINMFVGGGIGTALFAIGTSFAGYGTVTIMGAIAGLAGVAILAKIEYKKN; encoded by the coding sequence ATGTCGACCTCGAGCCTCGATCTTGTCCGGCAATATCCGATCGTGCGAGCCAGCACGATCGCGATCCTGTTTTTTGGCTTCGCAGGGGCGGCCACAACACCATATCAGCCGATCGTGGGCATCCGCGTCATCGGCTTAAGCGACTTTACCTATTCGGTTGTGGCCTTCTGCGCCGTTGTCGCCAATCTCGCGGCAAGCATTGCCATCGGACTGGTTTCTGACCGCATCGGGCGTTATCGCGCGCCGATGGTGATTGTGACGGCCCTTGGCATTGCGGGTTTCGGCCTGATCTGGCTGTTCCCATCGCCATGGATCTTTGCGCTCGCAACCATCGGACCAATCGCGCTTTTTAACGTCGTCAGCACACTACTTTTTGCCAATATCCGCAATCACTCGGCTGGAATGACGCCGATTGAACTCGGTGATTCTATAACAATCGTTCGCATGGCGATTTCTATTGCTTGGATTCTTGTGCCCGGACTTGTCGGTGCTGTGCTGGCCGGAACCGGCTCGCCTCTGACCGCCTATTCCTTTGCAACGCTGCTTTCACTGGGTTGCTTTCTGTCGATCATGACGCTGATGCCCCATGATCATAAGCCGGACACAAACGCGCAAAGCACAAAGCCATCAAGCCTTGCCGATCTTCAGCGCCTGATTTCACCCGGCATTTTCATCCGGTTGATCGGAACCGCGCTTATAACCTCGGTTCTGCATGTGAATGCCATTGCACTTCCGCTCATCATTACAGGGCGCGGTGGTGGATCAGTCGAAGATGTTGGCATGGTCATGGGCTTCGTGGCAGGGCTTGAAGCAATTCTCATGCTGGTCTGGGCGCGCATTGGCCGTCGCAAAAGCCAGATCAGCATCTTCTTTGTCGCATCATTGCTTTACGCAATCTATTTGATCTGGCTTGCATTCCTCACCACACGATGGGAGATTTACGCCGCATCGGCGATTGGGGGGATTGGTGCAGCAGCAATCGTGAGCCAGCCAATAAGCTATCTGCTTGGCATCATTCACGATCGGCCCGGCCTGTCGGCCTCCCTGATCGCAATCAACATGTTTGTCGGCGGTGGCATCGGCACAGCGCTTTTTGCGATTGGCACAAGCTTTGCTGGCTATGGAACTGTCACCATCATGGGGGCTATCGCAGGACTGGCCGGTGTCGCGATACTGGCAAAGATAGAATACAAGAAAAACTGA
- a CDS encoding family 20 glycosylhydrolase, translated as MPSLFRLENSWNANPAPAGTMTIEVFNLSDETLTNFSLCYTSITRIVGEPQITNGHFVLHDGSFNEIAAPKGFTLKPGETWTVSVAPLNRSPFHVNDGAKTAYLKCADGRLIHIETGELALSGQNLPLPGPRLPEGRLTLPFALLPWPVKFEAEAGSTPIALHPAEGTDLSGLRALSLVEELHARLFPQARQVFSLKAVEGGRAVAIRTDTGIKKSGFSIDFTAELITVTASDADGTRHGLIALAQILDGAKQEAERFKFPVSGRIEDAPRHDWRGCLLDVSRHFWTHDEVKRFLDIMAWYRLNTFHWHLTDDEAWRIEIPELPELTRIGATRAPNSAMLPQLGDTTEPSHGFYTQEQIRLVVAHAQSLGIEVVPEVDMPGHCKAVLTALPYLQDRNEANESYKTVQGFTNNALNPAMPATWEFVKTILDNIVALFPGRYIHIGGDEVADNSWIGSPLACELMEREGLEGTFELQSWFMRKLKIMLEQRGRVLAGWNEVAHGGGVQPEGTLLMAWQAPEIGIELAKQGYDVVMTPGQAYYLDMAQSHNWWEPGAGWAGASTPEESYAYEAAGDFPPELAQHLKGVQACIWCEHFTTHAYFNDLTFPRLLAVAEAAWTPASEKDWLRFAVQARRHPLF; from the coding sequence ATGCCTAGCCTATTCCGACTTGAAAATTCGTGGAACGCAAATCCCGCACCAGCCGGAACCATGACAATCGAAGTGTTTAACCTGTCGGATGAAACACTGACCAATTTCTCACTTTGCTACACCAGCATCACCCGCATTGTTGGAGAGCCACAGATCACGAACGGACATTTTGTCCTGCATGATGGCAGCTTCAACGAAATAGCTGCGCCCAAAGGCTTCACATTGAAGCCGGGCGAAACATGGACGGTGAGCGTCGCACCACTTAATCGCTCACCATTTCATGTTAATGACGGAGCGAAGACGGCTTATCTCAAATGTGCCGATGGCCGTTTAATCCACATTGAGACCGGCGAACTTGCACTTTCGGGTCAGAACCTCCCTCTGCCCGGCCCGCGTCTGCCAGAAGGCCGTCTTACGCTTCCGTTTGCCCTACTACCATGGCCCGTGAAGTTCGAGGCTGAGGCAGGCAGCACACCAATTGCTCTGCATCCCGCAGAGGGCACCGACCTTTCAGGTCTGCGTGCGCTTTCGCTGGTTGAGGAGCTTCATGCACGACTGTTCCCGCAGGCACGTCAGGTCTTTTCGCTGAAAGCAGTTGAAGGCGGCCGCGCTGTTGCGATCAGAACCGACACGGGCATCAAGAAAAGCGGCTTCAGCATCGATTTCACGGCTGAGCTAATCACGGTTACTGCCTCTGATGCCGATGGCACGCGCCATGGTCTTATCGCTCTGGCACAAATTCTTGATGGTGCAAAGCAGGAGGCAGAACGCTTCAAATTTCCCGTTTCTGGCCGCATTGAAGATGCGCCACGCCATGATTGGCGCGGCTGCCTTCTGGACGTTTCGCGTCACTTCTGGACTCATGATGAAGTTAAGCGCTTCCTCGACATCATGGCCTGGTATCGCCTCAACACCTTCCATTGGCATCTGACCGACGATGAAGCATGGCGCATTGAAATTCCGGAACTGCCGGAACTGACAAGGATTGGCGCAACCCGCGCTCCGAACAGTGCGATGTTGCCGCAGCTTGGCGATACGACTGAACCGTCGCACGGCTTTTATACCCAGGAACAAATCCGCTTAGTGGTTGCACATGCGCAATCACTTGGCATCGAAGTGGTACCGGAAGTCGACATGCCCGGCCATTGCAAGGCAGTACTAACCGCTCTGCCGTATCTTCAGGATCGCAATGAAGCCAATGAGTCTTACAAAACCGTTCAGGGCTTCACGAATAATGCGCTCAACCCAGCCATGCCAGCGACATGGGAATTTGTGAAGACAATCCTTGACAATATCGTCGCTCTCTTCCCGGGGCGCTATATCCATATCGGCGGCGACGAAGTGGCCGACAATTCGTGGATTGGCTCACCGCTTGCATGCGAATTGATGGAACGCGAAGGGCTTGAAGGCACCTTTGAACTGCAATCATGGTTCATGCGCAAGCTCAAGATCATGCTGGAACAGCGCGGTCGTGTTCTCGCTGGCTGGAACGAAGTCGCGCATGGCGGCGGCGTACAGCCGGAAGGCACTTTGCTGATGGCATGGCAGGCACCAGAAATCGGCATTGAGCTAGCAAAGCAGGGTTATGACGTCGTCATGACGCCGGGTCAGGCCTATTATCTTGATATGGCGCAGTCGCATAACTGGTGGGAACCGGGCGCTGGCTGGGCGGGCGCTTCCACGCCAGAAGAAAGCTATGCCTACGAAGCTGCTGGTGATTTCCCGCCGGAACTGGCGCAGCATCTCAAAGGCGTTCAGGCATGTATCTGGTGTGAACATTTCACCACGCATGCCTATTTCAATGACCTCACCTTCCCGCGCCTTTTGGCGGTCGCGGAAGCTGCATGGACCCCAGCATCGGAAAAGGATTGGCTGCGCTTTGCTGTGCAGGCACGCCGTCATCCGCTATTCTGA